The Paenibacillus sp. FSL R7-0204 genome includes a region encoding these proteins:
- a CDS encoding 3-hydroxyacyl-CoA dehydrogenase family protein — translation MMKIGVVGLGIMGTGVAQTLAQAGLPVVAIDIDEERLESCSKEIENNLRFRALFGNGQQFEDADTVMGRIAFSTDRMMLADTQFVIENVTEDWEIKKELYGGLDSICPEECIFMVNTSCISITQIAGLTQRADRVIGTHFMNPVPAKKTVEVIRGFHTSENCVLSVEMLMDRMGKDIIVVKDYPGFVSNRISHLFMNEAAFVVQDQVAEPSEIDDIFKKCYGHAMGPLETADLIGLDTVVHSLKVLYESYQDSKFRCCPLLQKMVHAGLLGRKSGRGFYNYV, via the coding sequence AAACTTTGGCACAAGCGGGTCTGCCGGTAGTAGCAATTGATATTGATGAAGAGCGGCTGGAGAGCTGCAGCAAAGAGATCGAGAACAACCTGCGTTTTCGTGCCTTGTTCGGCAACGGGCAGCAGTTTGAGGATGCAGATACTGTTATGGGGCGCATTGCATTCAGTACCGACAGAATGATGCTGGCTGACACGCAATTTGTGATTGAGAATGTTACAGAGGATTGGGAGATAAAAAAGGAGCTTTATGGTGGTTTGGACAGCATCTGCCCAGAAGAGTGCATATTTATGGTTAATACCTCTTGTATTTCTATTACCCAAATCGCAGGTTTGACCCAGCGGGCGGATCGGGTAATCGGAACCCATTTTATGAATCCGGTTCCAGCAAAGAAGACGGTCGAAGTAATACGCGGCTTCCACACATCGGAGAATTGTGTGCTTTCGGTAGAGATGCTGATGGACAGAATGGGCAAGGACATAATTGTAGTGAAAGATTATCCGGGGTTTGTTTCTAACCGTATTTCCCACCTATTTATGAATGAAGCCGCTTTTGTGGTTCAGGATCAAGTAGCCGAACCTTCAGAGATAGACGACATTTTCAAGAAATGTTATGGACATGCCATGGGACCGCTGGAAACTGCAGATTTGATTGGTCTCGACACAGTGGTTCATTCTCTAAAGGTACTATACGAAAGCTACCAGGATTCAAAATTCCGTTGTTGTCCATTATTGCAAAAGATGGTGCACGCAGGATTGCTTGGCCGCAAGAGCGGCCGCGGGTTCTACAATTACGTATAG
- a CDS encoding HAD-IIIC family phosphatase, which yields MGARKIKCLVWDLDNTLWHGILSEDREVLLREGVAAIVKTLDERGILQSIASRNNHDMAMAKLKQFGLDEFFLYPQIGWDSKSVAVENIRSLINISRESMAFIDDQPFEREEVNFQHPEVLCIDSVEMDSLLGMAEFNPLFITADSKNRRQLYRNDIIRNHIEEKFAGSNEEFLSSLGLELTVAAVREDDLKRAEELTVRTHQLNATGYTYSYEELDQFRLSPQHLLFMSDLKDKYGSYGKIGLTLLEMDENVWTLKLLLMSCRVMSRGIGSVLLNYVAALAKDAGVTLRAEFVPTEYNRMMKFTYLFAGFKELERYGDLIILEHDKAQLQNPPAYMSLISESPFLPHDQVQRDADV from the coding sequence ATGGGAGCCCGAAAAATCAAGTGTTTAGTCTGGGATTTGGACAATACATTGTGGCACGGCATTCTGTCAGAAGACCGGGAAGTTTTACTCCGTGAGGGAGTTGCCGCAATAGTTAAAACTTTGGATGAACGGGGAATATTGCAATCCATTGCCAGCCGGAATAACCATGATATGGCGATGGCTAAGTTAAAGCAATTCGGCCTGGATGAATTTTTTCTCTATCCTCAAATCGGCTGGGACAGTAAGTCTGTTGCTGTGGAGAATATTCGGTCCTTAATTAATATCAGTAGGGAATCCATGGCTTTTATTGATGATCAGCCGTTTGAGCGCGAGGAAGTGAATTTTCAGCATCCGGAAGTGTTATGCATAGACTCGGTAGAGATGGACTCCTTACTTGGGATGGCCGAGTTTAACCCGTTGTTTATTACTGCAGATTCCAAAAATCGCAGGCAGCTCTACAGGAATGATATTATACGGAACCATATTGAGGAGAAATTTGCTGGCTCCAATGAAGAATTTCTGTCTTCACTCGGGTTGGAGCTCACGGTAGCAGCGGTTCGGGAGGATGATTTAAAGCGTGCGGAAGAGCTGACGGTGAGGACCCATCAACTAAATGCCACTGGTTACACCTATTCCTATGAAGAATTGGACCAATTCCGGCTATCCCCCCAGCATCTGCTGTTCATGTCGGACTTGAAAGATAAATATGGGTCATACGGGAAAATTGGGCTTACACTCCTCGAAATGGACGAGAATGTATGGACGCTTAAGCTTTTGTTAATGTCTTGCCGGGTTATGTCAAGAGGAATTGGAAGTGTGCTGCTGAATTATGTCGCTGCTCTGGCTAAGGATGCGGGCGTAACCCTGCGTGCTGAGTTTGTCCCTACAGAGTACAACCGGATGATGAAGTTTACCTATCTATTTGCCGGCTTTAAGGAACTGGAGCGGTATGGAGATCTGATTATTCTTGAACATGATAAGGCACAGCTCCAGAATCCTCCAGCCTACATGTCGCTGATTAGCGAAAGTCCGTTCTTACCTCATGACCAGGTCCAACGCGATGCGGATGTTTGA
- a CDS encoding acyl carrier protein — protein MDNTRGRIKTIINEVLENPKEANIVNVLSANGLNSITFIKAIVSIEEEFNFEFPDEFLSLEKIPTVDALVQFIESYSDCNTASGH, from the coding sequence ATGGACAATACAAGAGGGAGAATCAAGACAATTATTAATGAAGTGCTTGAAAATCCCAAAGAAGCCAATATAGTTAACGTCCTAAGTGCAAACGGCCTTAATTCAATTACGTTTATCAAAGCGATTGTTTCTATCGAGGAAGAATTCAATTTTGAATTTCCTGACGAATTTCTTTCATTGGAAAAGATTCCAACGGTGGATGCTTTAGTACAATTCATAGAGTCCTATAGTGACTGTAATACTGCTAGTGGCCATTGA
- a CDS encoding acyl carrier protein, whose protein sequence is MEENKVKIRLFLSRFFRKYELGDEEDIFALGFVNSLFAMQLVMFLEKEFSIRIDNADMDLDNFRTINGMLKLIEMKTL, encoded by the coding sequence ATGGAAGAGAACAAAGTGAAGATCAGGTTATTTTTGTCCCGTTTTTTCCGTAAATATGAGCTTGGGGACGAGGAGGATATTTTTGCTCTAGGCTTTGTCAATTCGTTATTCGCCATGCAGCTTGTGATGTTTCTGGAGAAGGAATTCTCCATCCGGATAGACAATGCGGATATGGATTTGGACAATTTCCGCACAATTAATGGAATGCTCAAGCTGATTGAGATGAAGACATTATAA
- a CDS encoding acyl-CoA dehydrogenase family protein codes for MKLELTVEQQNWQEEFQRFVDMEVLPYAEINDKEERIHPNALSSLKEKGYLGSMLPKHYGGMGLDNITTGLLNEEIGRACSSVRSLLTVQGMIALAILRWGTDAQKAEWLSKFASGEAIGAVGLTEPNAGSDAKSIETTAIRDGDDYVLNGHKRWITMGQIADVFLIFAKCEGKPTAFIVERFREGFNTKPMSGLLGARASMIAELSFENCRIPSQNLLGQIGTGLSHVALSSLDYGRYTIAWGCVGLAQACLEASIDYASKRVQFGRPIRENQLIQKMITEIAVQLKASRLLCFKAGYLKDTGDPDSIMETWSAKYYASTMVTMAADYAVQIHGGNGCHEGYPVERYFRDAKINEIIEGTTQMHELLIAAQEIVNVRRLLRRKSREGA; via the coding sequence ATGAAGCTTGAATTAACAGTGGAGCAGCAGAATTGGCAAGAGGAGTTTCAAAGATTTGTTGATATGGAGGTGCTTCCATACGCTGAGATCAACGACAAGGAGGAACGGATTCACCCGAATGCACTGAGCAGCCTTAAAGAGAAAGGGTATCTGGGTTCCATGTTGCCGAAACATTACGGAGGTATGGGTCTGGATAATATTACAACCGGATTATTAAATGAAGAGATTGGGCGGGCCTGTTCGTCCGTTAGGAGTCTGCTGACTGTTCAGGGAATGATAGCTTTAGCGATCCTGCGCTGGGGGACAGATGCACAAAAAGCGGAGTGGTTGTCTAAGTTCGCGTCTGGCGAAGCGATAGGAGCCGTTGGTCTCACGGAACCCAATGCCGGCAGCGACGCCAAGAGCATCGAAACGACAGCTATCCGGGACGGCGATGACTATGTATTAAATGGGCATAAACGCTGGATAACAATGGGACAAATTGCTGATGTCTTTTTGATCTTCGCCAAATGTGAAGGCAAGCCGACCGCCTTTATTGTCGAGCGGTTTCGGGAAGGGTTTAACACGAAACCCATGTCCGGCCTGCTGGGAGCTCGGGCTTCAATGATTGCTGAATTATCCTTTGAGAACTGCCGAATACCTTCCCAGAATCTGTTGGGGCAAATCGGTACCGGACTTTCACATGTTGCTCTTTCAAGTCTGGATTATGGACGATATACAATAGCTTGGGGTTGTGTCGGACTAGCGCAGGCATGCCTGGAGGCATCTATTGATTATGCGAGCAAGAGAGTTCAATTCGGCCGGCCTATCCGTGAAAATCAGCTTATTCAGAAGATGATCACGGAGATTGCCGTTCAACTTAAGGCATCAAGGCTGCTGTGCTTCAAGGCCGGATATCTGAAGGATACAGGAGACCCGGACAGCATTATGGAGACATGGTCGGCTAAATACTACGCTTCGACCATGGTTACTATGGCTGCCGATTATGCGGTACAGATTCATGGAGGCAATGGCTGTCATGAGGGCTACCCTGTAGAACGGTATTTTCGCGACGCAAAAATTAACGAGATTATCGAAGGAACCACACAAATGCATGAATTACTTATTGCTGCTCAGGAGATTGTCAATGTTAGACGGCTCCTGCGGCGGAAGTCGAGAGAAGGTGCGTGA
- the loaP gene encoding antiterminator LoaP, translating into MKWYAVYVQTGREEQVRTQLYKQLDYLHCCIPKRKIHEKKEGVFREVTRIMFPGYVFVYINMDADKYTGINSIYGVFKILDYCNEKDKRIHCREEASEGDYFKCVPVGEIEPILELINGEDIIELSKAVFVDNQLYILSGPLKGKESRITKLDKRHRRAKINFEFMGASKIIDLGIEFESSPI; encoded by the coding sequence TTGAAATGGTATGCAGTTTATGTCCAGACAGGGAGAGAGGAACAGGTTAGAACACAATTATACAAGCAGTTGGATTATTTGCATTGTTGTATACCCAAACGGAAAATTCATGAGAAGAAGGAGGGGGTCTTTAGAGAAGTAACAAGAATCATGTTCCCTGGTTATGTATTCGTTTACATCAACATGGATGCTGACAAGTACACCGGTATTAATTCAATATATGGCGTTTTTAAAATTCTTGATTATTGTAATGAAAAAGATAAGAGAATACATTGCAGAGAAGAGGCCAGTGAGGGAGATTATTTTAAATGTGTCCCCGTAGGCGAAATCGAGCCCATCTTGGAGCTAATTAATGGGGAAGATATCATTGAACTGTCCAAGGCTGTTTTTGTCGATAATCAGTTATACATATTATCCGGACCTCTAAAAGGAAAGGAAAGTAGAATTACCAAGCTGGACAAACGGCATAGAAGAGCGAAGATTAACTTTGAGTTTATGGGCGCCAGTAAAATAATTGATTTAGGTATAGAATTTGAATCTAGCCCTATATGA